Proteins from a single region of Lasioglossum baleicum chromosome 1, iyLasBale1, whole genome shotgun sequence:
- the Rab3 gene encoding RAS oncogene family member Rab3 isoform X1, with protein sequence MMAGKAVDGPKKEAADQAADQNFDYMFKLLIIGNSSVGKTSFLFRYADDSFSSAFISTVGIDFKVKTVFRNDKRVKLQIWDTAGQERYRTITTAYYRGAMGFILMYDITNEESFNSVQDWVTQIKTYSSDNAQVILVGNKCDMSEERVISEDRGMQLADQLGVQFFETSAKENINIKTVFEQLVDIICDKMSESLDNDPNLIAGGVGEAKGQQLTDQPTNQSSTNCNC encoded by the exons ATG ATGGCGGGCAAGGCTGTCGACGGCCCGAAGAAGGAGGCCGCGGACCAGGCCGCGGACCAAAACTTCGACTACATGTTCAAGTTGCTGATCATCGGCAACTCGTCCGTCGGCAAAACCTCGTTTCTCTTCCGTTACGCGGACGATTCGTTCAGTTCGGCCTTCATATCGACCGTGGGGATCGATTTTAAAGTGAAAACGGTCTTCAGGAACGACAAAAGGGTGAAACTACAGATCTGG GACACGGCGGGCCAGGAGAGATACAGGACGATAACAACGGCCTACTATAGGGGCGCGATGGGTTTCATTTTAATGTACGACATCACGAACGAGGAATCGTTCAATTCCGTGCAAGATTGGGTCACACAGATCAAGACCTACTCGTCCGACAACGCCCAGGTGATCCTGGTCGGCAACAAGTGCGACATGTCCGAAGAGAGAGTGATCAGCGAGGACAGGGGCATGCAATTGGCGGATCAGTTAGGGGTGCAATTCTTCGAGACGTCTGCCAAAGAGAACATTAACATTAAG ACGGTGTTCGAACAACTGGTGGACATCATCTGCGACAAGATGAGCGAGTCCCTGGACAACGACCCGAACCTGATCGCGGGCGGAGTCGGCGAGGCGAAGGGCCAACAGCTGACCGATCAGCCGACCAATCAATCGAGCACCAATTGTAATTGCTAA
- the Rab3 gene encoding RAS oncogene family member Rab3 isoform X2 has product MAGKAVDGPKKEAADQAADQNFDYMFKLLIIGNSSVGKTSFLFRYADDSFSSAFISTVGIDFKVKTVFRNDKRVKLQIWDTAGQERYRTITTAYYRGAMGFILMYDITNEESFNSVQDWVTQIKTYSSDNAQVILVGNKCDMSEERVISEDRGMQLADQLGVQFFETSAKENINIKTVFEQLVDIICDKMSESLDNDPNLIAGGVGEAKGQQLTDQPTNQSSTNCNC; this is encoded by the exons ATGGCGGGCAAGGCTGTCGACGGCCCGAAGAAGGAGGCCGCGGACCAGGCCGCGGACCAAAACTTCGACTACATGTTCAAGTTGCTGATCATCGGCAACTCGTCCGTCGGCAAAACCTCGTTTCTCTTCCGTTACGCGGACGATTCGTTCAGTTCGGCCTTCATATCGACCGTGGGGATCGATTTTAAAGTGAAAACGGTCTTCAGGAACGACAAAAGGGTGAAACTACAGATCTGG GACACGGCGGGCCAGGAGAGATACAGGACGATAACAACGGCCTACTATAGGGGCGCGATGGGTTTCATTTTAATGTACGACATCACGAACGAGGAATCGTTCAATTCCGTGCAAGATTGGGTCACACAGATCAAGACCTACTCGTCCGACAACGCCCAGGTGATCCTGGTCGGCAACAAGTGCGACATGTCCGAAGAGAGAGTGATCAGCGAGGACAGGGGCATGCAATTGGCGGATCAGTTAGGGGTGCAATTCTTCGAGACGTCTGCCAAAGAGAACATTAACATTAAG ACGGTGTTCGAACAACTGGTGGACATCATCTGCGACAAGATGAGCGAGTCCCTGGACAACGACCCGAACCTGATCGCGGGCGGAGTCGGCGAGGCGAAGGGCCAACAGCTGACCGATCAGCCGACCAATCAATCGAGCACCAATTGTAATTGCTAA
- the LOC143213179 gene encoding MYG1 exonuclease → MHACRVAFESNGARVHSFSRNVIKCLSSHRSVRIYLSQLRDSSFGFVFGGCDTKFVHSNRLDVFLTYTPARLRRFSTMSANIKIGTHDGCFHCDEALACFLLKTLPRYKDAEIVRSRDLSILSTCDIVVDVGGKYDPSTHRYDHHMRDFKESVSTVMKKPGYDWKMKLSSAGLIYCHFGHEIIKLLFPNMSDSDVERVFKKVYNTFIQEIDGIDNGVPMFDGEAVYRIVTDISSRVDFLNPSWNSKGVDSNQQFLKAVELTGQDFLQHLNYAVNVWLPARTIMEEAIQNRFEVDPSGEIVELSQGITWQEHLFRIEKELDIEPALKYIIFPDKNEYRIRAVPVAHSSFVCRVFLPEAWAGLRNEDLEATSGIEGAVFVHTVRFIGGHKTKDGAIMMARKSLEIAKAGSR, encoded by the exons ATGCACGCGTGCCGAGTGGCTTTTGAATCGAACGGAGCACGTGTGCACAGTTTTAGTCGGAACGTGATCAAATGTTTAAGTTCTCATCGATCGGTGCGTATTTACCTGTCACAGTTGAGAGATAGTTCGTTCGGCTTCGTTTTCGGTGGCTGTGACACGAAGTTCGTCCACTCTAATCGTCTCGACGTGTTCCTAACCTATACGCCAGCCAGACTGCGAAGATTCTCGACGATGTCGGCGAATATAAAGATCGGAACGCACGACGGTTGCTTCCATTGCGACGAAGCTCTCGCTTGTTTTCTTTTGAAGACGCTGCCGCGGTACAAAGACGCAGAAATCGTCAG ATCACGCGATTTAAGTATTTTAAGTACTTGCGACATTGTAGTTGACGTTGGTGGGAAATATGATCCTTCGACACATCGTTACGATCATCACATGAG AGATTTTAAGGAATCGGTGAGCACGGTGATGAAGAAACCTGGGTACGATTGGAAAATGAAACTGAGCAGTGCCGGTTTGATTTATTGCCACTTCGGTCATGAGattattaaactattatttCCAAACATGAGCGATAGCGATGTAGAACGAGTTTTTAAGAAAGTTTATAACACGTTTATTCAAGAAATCGATGGCATAGATAATGGAGTACCAATGTTCGACGGAGAGGCTGT ATATCGCATTGTAACCGACATATCTTCTCGCGTAGATTTTTTAAATCCTTCATGGAACAGCAAAGGCGTTGATAGTAACCAACAATTCTTAAAGGCAGTGGAGCTCACTGGCCAGGACTTTCTGCAGCATTTAAATTACGCGGTGAACGTATGGTTGCCAGCTAGAACTATCATGGAAGAAGCTATACAAAATCGTTTTGAG GTTGATCCAAGCGGGGAGATTGTAGAGTTGTCTCAAGGAATAACATGGCAGGAGCACTTGTTCAGGATAGAGAAAGAATTGGACATAGAACCTGCATTGAAGTACATCATTTTCCCAGACAAAAACGAGTATCGAATTCGGGCAGTTCCAGTAGCGCACTCCAGTTTTGTGTGCAG AGTGTTTTTACCAGAGGCTTGGGCCGGTCTGAGGAATGAGGACCTAGAGGCTACCAGTGGAATCGAAGGCGCCGTTTTTGTGCATACAGTGAGATTTATTGGTGGACATAAAACCAAAGATGGCGCGATTATGATGGCACGCAAGTCGCTCGAAATTGCAAAGGCGGGATCGCGTTAA